One window from the genome of Variovorax sp. PAMC26660 encodes:
- a CDS encoding ATP synthase subunit I yields MKTIARQEDTEVTEDLDAEFKPLTADEARELRAKNPSVSPWRVVAGQLVVGLVVALAAWGLTGRQNLGWSAAYGAIAVVIPSAVFARGLTGRFSSLNPGTAVFGFFLWEMVKMALSVAMLVAAPRLITALSWPAMLVGLVVTMKAAWLAVMLTPRRRKHKDE; encoded by the coding sequence ATGAAAACAATCGCCCGACAAGAAGACACGGAGGTCACTGAAGACCTCGACGCAGAATTCAAGCCGTTGACCGCCGATGAGGCGCGTGAACTGCGTGCGAAGAATCCCTCGGTCTCCCCATGGCGGGTGGTCGCGGGTCAGTTGGTTGTCGGTCTGGTGGTGGCTTTGGCTGCCTGGGGACTGACGGGGAGGCAAAATCTGGGTTGGTCCGCCGCTTACGGTGCGATCGCGGTGGTCATTCCATCGGCGGTGTTCGCACGCGGGTTGACCGGTCGGTTTTCTTCCCTGAATCCGGGTACTGCGGTGTTCGGCTTCTTCCTCTGGGAAATGGTCAAGATGGCCTTGTCCGTAGCGATGCTTGTCGCTGCGCCAAGGCTGATAACGGCGCTGAGCTGGCCTGCAATGCTGGTCGGCTTGGTGGTGACAATGAAGGCGGCCTGGTTGGCGGTGATGCTCACGCCCAGGCGCCGGAAACATAAAGACGAGTAA
- a CDS encoding D-amino acid aminotransferase, with translation MHPITDALPATLCYLDGEYTALRDARISVLDRGFIFGDGIYEVVPVYGGQPFCFEEHMARLDRSLAELQITNPLSLAQWREIVMRLTAPAGDEPQSVYFQITRGVAPRDHSMVRGLQPTVFVMVNPLPPIADAVRAKGVACVTAADFRWQKAHIKSTSLLGAVLARQISVEAGATETIMFRDEWLSEASSSNVWIVKDGILIGPPKDNLVLTGIRYGLLERLCEERGIPFALRRVSREEVFAADELLISSATKEVLPVVTLDGKTIGNGHPGPIYDSLYAAYQQAKQRNAQKQGAPA, from the coding sequence ATGCACCCTATCACCGACGCCCTTCCCGCCACGCTTTGTTACCTCGACGGCGAATACACCGCCTTGCGCGACGCCAGGATCAGCGTGCTCGACCGGGGCTTCATTTTCGGCGACGGCATCTATGAAGTCGTCCCCGTCTATGGCGGCCAGCCCTTCTGCTTCGAGGAGCACATGGCCCGCCTCGATCGCTCGCTCGCAGAGCTGCAGATCACCAACCCGCTTTCGCTCGCGCAATGGCGCGAAATCGTGATGCGCTTGACCGCGCCAGCTGGCGACGAACCCCAGTCCGTCTACTTTCAGATTACCCGTGGCGTCGCACCACGCGACCACTCGATGGTCCGCGGCCTGCAGCCCACGGTGTTCGTGATGGTCAACCCGCTGCCGCCCATCGCCGATGCGGTCCGCGCCAAGGGCGTGGCCTGCGTGACCGCGGCCGACTTCCGTTGGCAGAAGGCCCACATCAAGAGCACCAGCCTGCTGGGCGCCGTGCTCGCACGACAGATCAGCGTGGAAGCCGGCGCCACCGAAACGATCATGTTCCGCGACGAGTGGCTCAGCGAGGCCTCGTCGAGCAATGTGTGGATCGTGAAGGACGGCATCCTCATCGGCCCACCGAAAGACAACCTCGTGCTGACCGGCATCCGCTACGGCCTGCTGGAGCGCCTGTGCGAAGAACGCGGCATTCCCTTCGCGCTGCGGCGCGTTTCGCGCGAGGAAGTGTTCGCCGCCGACGAGCTGCTGATCTCCTCGGCCACCAAGGAAGTGCTGCCCGTCGTGACGCTCGACGGCAAGACCATTGGCAACGGCCATCCCGGCCCCATCTACGACAGCTTGTATGCGGCCTACCAGCAGGCCAAGCAACGCAACGCACAGAAGCAAGGAGCTCCGGCATGA
- a CDS encoding YbeD family protein: MTDDTTTTETAPIPDPRKESLIEYPSQFPIKVMGAKTEGLVHAITQIAEQFDPAFDATTVELRDSKAGNYLGVTITVTATSREQLDDLYRALSSHPSVKVVL; this comes from the coding sequence ATGACCGACGACACGACCACCACCGAAACCGCCCCGATCCCCGACCCGCGCAAGGAGTCGCTGATCGAGTACCCGTCGCAGTTCCCGATCAAGGTCATGGGCGCGAAGACCGAAGGACTCGTGCACGCCATCACGCAGATCGCCGAGCAGTTCGATCCGGCCTTCGACGCCACCACCGTCGAGCTGCGCGACAGCAAGGCCGGCAACTACCTGGGCGTGACGATCACCGTCACGGCCACCAGCCGCGAACAGCTCGACGACCTCTATCGCGCGCTGTCGTCGCACCCGTCGGTCAAGGTCGTTCTCTGA
- the lipB gene encoding lipoyl(octanoyl) transferase LipB, with protein MPATDHPLNTAIALQWLGRVDYAETFAAMKQFTLERTPDTPDALWVCEHAPVFTQGIAGKQDHILAPGDIPVVQTDRGGQVTFHGPGQVVAYPLIDLRRAGYYVKEYVYRIEESVLRTLAYFGVTGHRVANAPGIYVRLDDPFSHAALTGPLPEGDPFRGLGKIAALGIKVSRHATYHGVALNVGMDLEPFSRINPCGYAGLQTVDLSTIGIQTTWEEAARVLSQKLTTYLAP; from the coding sequence ATGCCCGCGACAGATCACCCGCTGAACACCGCCATTGCGCTGCAATGGCTGGGCCGCGTCGACTACGCCGAAACCTTCGCGGCGATGAAGCAGTTCACGCTGGAACGCACGCCCGACACGCCCGATGCGCTATGGGTTTGCGAGCACGCCCCGGTGTTCACGCAAGGCATCGCCGGCAAGCAGGACCACATCCTCGCCCCCGGCGACATCCCGGTCGTGCAAACCGATCGCGGCGGCCAGGTCACCTTCCACGGCCCCGGCCAGGTGGTGGCCTATCCGCTGATCGACCTGCGGCGCGCGGGCTACTACGTCAAGGAATACGTCTACCGTATCGAGGAATCGGTGCTGCGCACGCTGGCCTACTTCGGCGTGACCGGCCACCGCGTGGCGAACGCGCCGGGCATCTACGTGCGGCTGGACGACCCGTTCTCGCACGCCGCCCTCACCGGCCCGCTGCCCGAGGGCGACCCGTTTCGCGGCCTCGGCAAGATCGCGGCGCTGGGCATCAAGGTGAGCCGCCATGCCACTTACCACGGCGTGGCACTCAATGTCGGCATGGACCTCGAACCCTTCTCGCGCATCAACCCTTGTGGCTACGCGGGGCTGCAGACGGTTGACCTTTCTACAATCGGCATCCAAACCACATGGGAAGAAGCTGCCCGGGTTCTGAGCCAAAAGCTCACCACCTACCTGGCGCCCTAG
- the lipA gene encoding lipoyl synthase has translation MSTTEVVRDAQSAENYNPLAKQKAAAKLSRIPVKVVQTGEVLKKPEWIRVKAGSPTTRFYEIKQILRESNLHTVCEEASCPNIGECFGNGTATFMIMGDKCTRRCPFCDVGHGRPDPLDKDEPLNLAKTIAKLRLKYVVITSVDRDDLRDGGSQHFVDCITNIRELSPMTQIEILVPDFRGRDDRALEILKAAPPDVMNHNLETAPRLYKEARPGSDYQFSLNLLKKFKALHPKVPTKSGIMVGLGETDEEILQVMRDMRAHDIDMLTIGQYLSPSGSHLPVRRYVHPDTFKMFEEEAYKMGFSHAAVGAMVRSSYHADQQAHAAGV, from the coding sequence ATGAGCACCACCGAAGTCGTCCGCGACGCCCAGAGCGCCGAAAATTACAACCCGCTGGCCAAGCAGAAGGCCGCGGCCAAGCTCTCGCGCATCCCCGTCAAGGTTGTTCAGACCGGCGAAGTGCTCAAGAAGCCCGAATGGATCCGCGTCAAGGCCGGCAGCCCGACCACGCGCTTCTACGAGATCAAGCAGATCCTGCGCGAAAGCAACCTGCACACGGTCTGCGAAGAAGCCTCCTGCCCGAACATCGGCGAATGCTTCGGCAACGGCACGGCCACCTTCATGATCATGGGCGACAAGTGCACGCGCCGCTGCCCGTTCTGCGACGTGGGCCACGGCCGCCCCGACCCGCTCGACAAGGACGAGCCGCTCAACCTTGCCAAGACCATCGCCAAGCTGCGCCTGAAGTACGTGGTGATCACCAGCGTCGACCGCGACGACCTGCGCGACGGTGGCAGCCAGCACTTTGTCGACTGCATCACCAACATCCGCGAGCTTTCGCCGATGACGCAGATCGAGATCCTCGTGCCCGACTTCCGCGGCCGCGACGACCGCGCGCTGGAGATCCTCAAGGCCGCACCGCCGGACGTGATGAACCACAACCTCGAAACCGCGCCGCGCCTCTACAAGGAAGCGCGCCCCGGCAGCGACTACCAGTTCAGCCTGAACCTGCTCAAGAAGTTCAAGGCGCTGCACCCGAAGGTGCCGACCAAGAGCGGCATCATGGTCGGCCTGGGCGAAACCGACGAAGAGATCCTGCAGGTCATGCGCGACATGCGCGCGCACGACATCGACATGCTGACCATCGGCCAGTACCTGTCGCCGTCGGGCTCGCACCTGCCGGTGCGCCGCTATGTGCACCCGGACACTTTCAAGATGTTCGAGGAAGAGGCCTACAAGATGGGCTTCAGCCATGCGGCCGTGGGCGCGATGGTGCGTTCCAGCTACCACGCCGACCAGCAGGCACACGCCGCCGGCGTCTGA
- a CDS encoding GlsB/YeaQ/YmgE family stress response membrane protein: MHIIWTILIGFIAGLLARAVLPGNNSMGFILTVVLGIAGSLVATYAGQALGLYAAGGGAGFIASVIGAAVLLGVWHLVTK, from the coding sequence GTGCACATCATCTGGACGATTCTGATCGGCTTCATCGCGGGGCTTCTGGCCCGTGCCGTCTTGCCGGGCAACAACTCGATGGGCTTCATCCTGACCGTGGTGCTCGGCATTGCCGGCTCGCTGGTTGCGACCTATGCTGGCCAGGCGCTGGGGCTTTACGCCGCCGGCGGGGGCGCCGGCTTCATTGCCTCGGTGATCGGCGCCGCCGTGCTGCTCGGGGTGTGGCACCTCGTGACCAAATAA
- a CDS encoding class I adenylate-forming enzyme family protein — translation MERPFGAIADLVRLHAQHTPERPALADTTHALDYRALDALMDRVAASLQRDGLKAGDAIAICAASSVNYAAVFLGALRAGVAVAPLAPGSTPSSLARMIEDADARILFTDASAADVVGPAKEGGIPRVALDGSSAGRGLDAWLAPLGAQPTAVEVQPSWAFNIIYSSGTTGEPKGIVQGHGMRWAHVQRGAKYEYRPDTVTLLSTPLYSNTTLVVFFPTIAFGGCVLLMSKFDAAGYLKLAEQRRVTHTMLVPVQYQRLMAHPAFDAHDLSSYRFKFSTSAPFNAALKADVLKRWPGGLIEFYGMTEGGGTCILEAHLHPTKLHTVGQAAEGSDIRLIDEDGNELPRNNTEVAGEVVGHSGGMMTGYHRQPEKTREAEWFDATGKRFIRTGDVGRFDADGFLTLFDRKKDMIISGGFNIYPSDLEAVLRGHAAVADVAVVGVPSEQWGETPVAFVVRREGDGTTEDALLQWTNAQLGKTQRLARLGFIDELPRSAIGKVLKRELRDLVGR, via the coding sequence ATGGAGCGCCCCTTCGGCGCCATCGCCGACCTGGTTCGCCTCCACGCCCAGCACACGCCCGAGCGCCCGGCGCTCGCGGACACGACACACGCCCTGGACTATCGCGCGCTCGATGCCCTGATGGACCGCGTCGCGGCCAGCCTGCAGCGCGACGGGCTCAAGGCCGGCGACGCCATCGCGATCTGCGCGGCATCGTCGGTGAACTACGCGGCGGTGTTCCTGGGCGCGCTGCGTGCGGGCGTTGCGGTGGCACCGCTGGCCCCCGGCTCCACGCCTTCGAGCCTGGCCCGCATGATCGAGGATGCCGATGCGCGCATCCTGTTCACCGATGCATCGGCCGCCGACGTGGTCGGCCCCGCAAAAGAAGGCGGCATCCCGCGCGTGGCGCTCGACGGCTCCTCGGCAGGGCGCGGCCTCGACGCGTGGCTCGCACCGCTTGGCGCGCAACCAACGGCGGTCGAAGTCCAGCCCTCGTGGGCCTTCAACATCATCTATTCGTCGGGCACCACCGGCGAGCCCAAGGGCATCGTGCAGGGCCACGGCATGCGCTGGGCCCACGTGCAGCGCGGCGCCAAGTACGAGTACCGCCCCGACACCGTCACGCTGCTGTCCACGCCGCTGTACTCCAACACCACGCTGGTGGTGTTCTTCCCCACCATCGCCTTCGGCGGCTGCGTGCTGCTGATGTCCAAGTTCGATGCGGCCGGCTACCTCAAGCTGGCCGAGCAGCGCCGCGTGACGCACACCATGCTCGTGCCGGTGCAGTACCAGCGCCTGATGGCGCACCCGGCCTTCGACGCGCACGACCTCTCGTCGTACCGCTTCAAGTTCAGCACCAGCGCGCCCTTCAACGCCGCGCTCAAGGCCGACGTGCTCAAGCGCTGGCCCGGCGGGCTGATCGAGTTCTACGGCATGACCGAAGGCGGCGGCACCTGCATCCTTGAAGCGCACCTGCACCCGACCAAGCTGCACACCGTGGGCCAGGCCGCCGAGGGCAGCGACATTCGCCTGATCGACGAAGACGGCAACGAACTCCCGCGCAACAACACCGAAGTGGCCGGCGAGGTCGTGGGCCACTCGGGCGGCATGATGACCGGCTACCACCGCCAGCCCGAGAAGACGCGCGAGGCCGAATGGTTCGACGCCACCGGCAAGCGCTTCATCCGCACCGGCGACGTGGGCCGCTTCGATGCCGACGGCTTCCTCACGCTGTTCGATCGCAAGAAGGACATGATCATCAGCGGCGGCTTCAACATCTACCCGAGCGACCTCGAAGCCGTGCTGCGCGGCCATGCGGCCGTGGCCGACGTGGCCGTGGTCGGCGTGCCGTCCGAGCAATGGGGCGAGACGCCGGTGGCCTTCGTGGTGCGCCGCGAAGGCGACGGCACCACCGAAGACGCACTGCTGCAATGGACCAACGCCCAGCTCGGCAAGACGCAGCGGCTGGCGCGCCTTGGCTTCATCGACGAGCTGCCACGCAGCGCGATCGGCAAGGTGCTCAAGCGCGAGTTGCGCGACCTTGTCGGCCGCTGA
- a CDS encoding SLC13 family permease, with protein MSAAETSAPPAEQGGGGNGLLWVLVAVAVLFAFLRPRAPMDWLKLVDWQTVGALAGLLAITQGVEKSGMLQATAQRLLARTTNQRSLALLLTASAALLSALVTNDVSLFLLVPLTRVLASQAHLPLARLVVLQALAVNAGSALTPIGNPQNLYLWHRSGEGFFAFMGMMGPTVAIMLFWLFVATWLLVPRTPIALKAETEPAPVQPRLLALAGVLFVGFVIALDRHWLLAGLGVVFGVFLVSYPRVLRGIDWALLAIIALMFVDLRQLAELPAIAALLGQWPIAEGWRAYLAAIVTSQFISNVPAAILLDRYVHDLPALAAGVSVGGFGCVLGSLANLIALRLAKLPNGLREFHRISIPFLLVCAASALLLRLG; from the coding sequence TTGTCGGCCGCTGAGACTTCAGCACCGCCCGCTGAACAGGGCGGTGGTGGCAACGGCCTGCTGTGGGTGCTGGTCGCGGTCGCGGTCCTGTTCGCCTTCCTGCGCCCGCGCGCGCCGATGGACTGGCTGAAGCTGGTCGACTGGCAGACCGTGGGCGCGCTCGCGGGGCTGCTCGCCATCACGCAGGGCGTGGAAAAGAGCGGCATGCTGCAGGCCACCGCGCAGCGCCTGCTTGCGCGCACCACCAACCAGCGCAGCCTGGCGTTGCTGCTCACCGCCAGCGCAGCGCTGCTCTCCGCGCTGGTGACCAACGACGTGAGCCTGTTCCTGCTGGTGCCGCTGACGCGCGTGCTGGCCAGCCAGGCGCACCTGCCGCTCGCACGGCTCGTGGTGCTGCAGGCGCTGGCCGTCAACGCAGGATCGGCGCTCACGCCGATCGGCAATCCGCAGAACCTTTACCTGTGGCACCGCTCAGGCGAAGGCTTCTTCGCCTTCATGGGAATGATGGGGCCGACCGTGGCCATCATGCTGTTCTGGCTCTTCGTTGCGACCTGGCTGCTGGTGCCGCGCACGCCCATCGCGCTCAAGGCCGAGACCGAGCCCGCACCTGTGCAGCCGCGCCTGCTGGCGCTGGCGGGCGTGCTGTTCGTCGGCTTCGTGATCGCGCTCGACCGGCATTGGCTACTGGCCGGCCTGGGCGTGGTGTTCGGCGTGTTCCTGGTGTCGTACCCGCGCGTGCTGCGCGGCATCGACTGGGCGCTGCTCGCCATCATCGCGCTGATGTTCGTGGACCTGCGGCAACTGGCCGAGCTGCCCGCCATTGCCGCGCTGCTGGGGCAATGGCCCATTGCCGAGGGCTGGCGCGCGTACCTTGCGGCCATCGTCACTTCGCAGTTCATCAGCAACGTGCCGGCGGCGATCCTGCTGGACCGCTACGTGCACGACCTGCCCGCGCTCGCGGCCGGCGTGAGTGTGGGCGGCTTCGGCTGCGTGCTGGGCTCGCTGGCCAACCTGATCGCCTTGCGGCTCGCGAAGCTGCCGAACGGCCTGCGCGAGTTCCATCGCATCAGCATCCCGTTCCTGCTGGTGTGCGCGGCCTCGGCGCTGCTGCTGCGGCTGGGGTGA
- a CDS encoding AraC family transcriptional regulator has product MHTPAHTLSLRDYSRSRGSHAHDHFQVLIGLDGVLEIEVEGRGTGIGAGQAQVVAPGDRHDFEARGDGSVCLVLDTPHPLWARCVERAPDHAPQLHALARYLAQCMQQPAHSALALQHGPALLLEAWNPTPRPSDARRRRIDWPALAAWARARWHEPLTVADLADVACLSPSQFAQRCRDEQGLGAMHWLRTLRLAHARELRLEGMGAAETARRTGYRSPSALTAALRR; this is encoded by the coding sequence ATGCACACGCCCGCCCACACCCTTTCGCTGCGCGACTACAGCCGTTCGCGCGGCAGCCATGCGCACGATCATTTCCAGGTATTGATCGGGCTCGACGGTGTGCTGGAGATTGAGGTAGAAGGCCGTGGCACCGGCATCGGTGCCGGCCAGGCACAGGTGGTTGCGCCCGGCGACCGGCACGACTTCGAGGCGCGCGGCGATGGCAGCGTGTGCCTGGTGCTCGACACGCCGCATCCGCTGTGGGCCCGCTGCGTCGAGCGGGCGCCGGACCACGCGCCGCAACTGCATGCGTTGGCGCGCTATCTTGCGCAGTGCATGCAGCAGCCGGCGCATTCCGCGCTGGCGTTGCAGCACGGCCCTGCGTTGTTGCTCGAAGCCTGGAACCCCACGCCGCGGCCTTCCGATGCACGCCGCCGTCGCATCGACTGGCCGGCGCTCGCGGCATGGGCCCGTGCGCGATGGCACGAACCGCTGACCGTCGCCGACCTGGCCGACGTCGCCTGCCTGAGCCCCAGCCAGTTCGCGCAGCGCTGCCGCGACGAACAAGGCCTGGGCGCGATGCACTGGCTGCGCACGCTGCGGCTGGCGCATGCGCGCGAGCTGCGGCTGGAAGGCATGGGCGCGGCCGAGACGGCGCGCCGCACGGGTTATCGCTCGCCTTCTGCACTCACCGCCGCGCTGCGCCGCTGA
- a CDS encoding DMT family transporter, protein MPSTFYALLAIALWATLASLGTVLSHLPPFLLTGLALVIGSVPSWPLVLGDHSAWKVPPRTLALGIYGLFGFHFLLFIALRHAPPVEANLVNYLWPLLMVVLAPVLLPGMSLRPLHVVAALLGFAGAAIAILGARGGAVSALSDTAAGYWGFLPALGSAFIWASYSLWTQRVPAFPTAAIGLFGLVSGVLSLGCHALLEPSVALSAKDWLLVALCGLGPLGAAFFVWDMALKRGDARQIGILSYITPLASTALLLTVTGRPLTGTIVLAAALIISAAIMGTRAR, encoded by the coding sequence ATGCCGTCCACGTTCTATGCCCTGCTCGCCATCGCGCTCTGGGCCACGCTCGCCTCGCTCGGCACCGTGCTCTCGCACCTGCCGCCGTTCCTGTTGACCGGGCTTGCGCTGGTCATCGGCAGCGTGCCGAGCTGGCCACTGGTGCTGGGCGATCACTCCGCGTGGAAGGTGCCGCCGCGCACGCTGGCGCTGGGCATCTACGGGCTGTTCGGCTTTCACTTCCTGCTGTTCATTGCGCTGCGTCATGCACCGCCGGTCGAGGCCAACCTGGTCAACTACCTGTGGCCGCTGTTGATGGTGGTGCTGGCGCCCGTGCTGCTGCCGGGCATGTCGCTGCGGCCGCTGCATGTGGTGGCGGCGCTGCTCGGGTTCGCGGGCGCTGCCATCGCGATCCTGGGCGCGCGCGGCGGTGCGGTATCGGCGCTGTCGGACACGGCGGCCGGGTACTGGGGCTTCCTGCCGGCGCTGGGCTCGGCCTTCATCTGGGCCAGCTATTCGCTGTGGACGCAGCGCGTGCCGGCGTTCCCGACTGCAGCCATCGGGTTGTTCGGGCTGGTCTCGGGCGTTCTGTCACTGGGCTGCCATGCGCTGCTCGAACCGTCCGTCGCGCTGTCCGCGAAGGACTGGCTGCTGGTCGCGCTGTGCGGCCTCGGTCCGCTGGGCGCGGCCTTCTTCGTCTGGGACATGGCGCTCAAGCGCGGCGACGCGCGGCAGATCGGCATCCTGAGCTACATCACGCCGCTGGCCTCGACCGCGCTGCTGCTCACGGTCACCGGGCGTCCACTCACCGGAACCATCGTGCTGGCTGCGGCGCTGATCATCTCGGCCGCAATCATGGGCACGCGCGCACGCTGA
- a CDS encoding fimbrial protein — protein sequence MNRSHPFRATKAVRRSVRLAAPAFVLLLGAQAAQAVCTVTPGYVEKIVNMEVGRVVIPNDLPVGALIIPPKDFPLPLAGTTNQPWTCTGGGNVKGVMLQGTELTGFSQSKVFSTDVAGVGIRLSRFFNDGTSTTAPEVNQYPHDRSTSTTFGDFDAKSRFRVELFKTAPVTGNGPLAQGIYTRYFSLEPPQQSVLTTILSGVGITIITPSCTVDLGSRNISVEFGKVPQSSFKGKGTTAGDRKFNIKLNCKAGQNAQNTVYLRMDAMQDPSNEQGVLKLTQAGSSTATGVGIQVVNDKSVPVKFGEEALVGPSMDGSYVLPYTARYFQTGDKVTPGRADGTATFTLDYK from the coding sequence ATGAACCGCAGCCATCCATTCCGCGCGACGAAGGCCGTGCGCCGCTCCGTCCGCCTCGCCGCGCCGGCCTTCGTGCTGCTGCTCGGCGCGCAGGCCGCGCAAGCCGTCTGCACCGTCACACCGGGCTACGTAGAGAAAATCGTCAACATGGAAGTTGGTCGGGTGGTCATTCCGAACGACTTGCCCGTGGGCGCCTTGATCATCCCGCCAAAGGACTTTCCCCTGCCTCTGGCGGGTACCACCAACCAGCCGTGGACGTGCACAGGGGGAGGCAATGTGAAGGGCGTCATGCTGCAGGGCACCGAGCTGACGGGTTTCAGCCAGTCCAAGGTGTTCAGCACAGACGTAGCCGGTGTCGGTATCCGGCTGTCGCGCTTTTTCAACGACGGGACCAGCACGACGGCGCCCGAAGTCAACCAGTATCCGCATGACCGTTCGACGTCGACCACCTTCGGAGACTTCGACGCCAAATCGCGCTTTCGGGTGGAGTTGTTCAAGACCGCTCCCGTGACCGGCAATGGGCCTCTCGCACAAGGGATCTACACCCGGTACTTCAGCCTGGAGCCCCCGCAGCAATCGGTGCTGACGACCATTCTCTCGGGCGTCGGCATCACGATCATCACGCCGTCGTGCACGGTGGACCTGGGCTCGCGAAACATCTCGGTGGAGTTCGGCAAGGTGCCGCAGAGCAGCTTCAAGGGCAAGGGCACCACAGCGGGCGACCGCAAGTTCAACATCAAGCTCAATTGCAAGGCGGGGCAGAACGCGCAAAACACGGTCTATCTGCGCATGGATGCGATGCAAGACCCCTCGAACGAGCAGGGTGTGCTGAAGCTCACGCAGGCCGGTTCGAGCACCGCCACCGGCGTGGGCATCCAGGTGGTGAACGACAAGAGCGTGCCGGTGAAATTCGGCGAAGAAGCGTTGGTGGGGCCGTCGATGGATGGCTCCTATGTGCTGCCCTACACCGCGCGCTACTTTCAGACTGGCGACAAGGTCACGCCGGGTCGTGCGGACGGTACGGCGACCTTCACGCTCGACTACAAGTAG